In the genome of Acetobacter oryzifermentans, one region contains:
- a CDS encoding MFS transporter, whose translation MLFLLLYQTAPVVMTHPSAPPPSLLKQQGIPAVLGGRTLSAFASQVQAVAVGWQVYALTHSAAALGFVGLAQFLPMVLFIFPAGHAADQHNRQRIVISCQVIEALATAFMAYASFSHHLTSLMIYGLVVVFGICRAFEAPAQQTFLPSLVPPALFPRAAALSSSLFQVACIAGPSLGGLLYGLGAGVCYALCALSFAIAAFCTFSMKLQFPTRAKQPATLAAVFGGIAFLRRKPTMLGAISLDLFAVLLGGATAMLPIFANDILHAGPWGLGLLRAAPGIGALLVAAILARHPLGRHAGLWMFAAVAIFGFATIAFGFSRSIAVSVVMLAILGGADVISVMVRGALVQLGTPDEMRGRVSAVNMLFIGSSNQLGEFESGMLAAAIGPIPAVVLGGIGTLCISGIWMMLFPGLRKLDRLEDITPEHS comes from the coding sequence GTGCTTTTTCTTTTGCTCTATCAGACTGCCCCCGTTGTCATGACACATCCTTCTGCGCCGCCTCCCTCGCTTTTGAAGCAACAGGGTATTCCTGCTGTTCTGGGAGGAAGAACACTTTCTGCCTTTGCATCTCAAGTACAGGCAGTAGCTGTAGGGTGGCAGGTTTATGCTCTTACCCATAGTGCAGCCGCATTGGGTTTTGTGGGGCTGGCACAATTTCTACCTATGGTACTGTTTATATTCCCTGCCGGGCACGCAGCAGACCAGCATAACAGGCAACGTATTGTTATCTCGTGCCAGGTGATCGAGGCGCTTGCTACGGCGTTCATGGCGTATGCCTCATTCTCGCATCACCTCACCTCCCTCATGATTTACGGGCTTGTGGTGGTATTTGGCATCTGCCGCGCCTTTGAAGCACCCGCGCAGCAAACGTTTCTGCCTTCTCTGGTTCCTCCTGCACTCTTTCCACGTGCAGCGGCTCTTTCTTCCTCTCTGTTTCAGGTTGCCTGTATCGCAGGGCCATCTTTGGGCGGATTGCTATACGGTTTGGGCGCAGGGGTATGTTATGCATTGTGCGCGCTTAGCTTTGCTATTGCCGCATTTTGTACTTTTTCCATGAAATTGCAGTTTCCAACCCGCGCCAAACAGCCTGCAACCCTAGCCGCTGTTTTTGGCGGCATTGCTTTTCTACGCCGCAAGCCCACTATGCTAGGCGCTATTTCTCTAGATCTATTTGCTGTGCTGTTGGGCGGGGCGACAGCCATGCTTCCCATTTTTGCAAATGATATTTTGCATGCAGGCCCTTGGGGATTAGGCTTGCTGCGGGCTGCTCCTGGTATTGGTGCATTATTGGTGGCAGCTATTTTAGCCCGTCATCCTTTAGGGCGACATGCTGGATTGTGGATGTTTGCAGCCGTTGCCATTTTTGGTTTTGCCACCATTGCCTTTGGTTTTTCTCGCTCCATCGCCGTTTCAGTTGTCATGTTGGCAATATTAGGCGGAGCGGATGTAATCAGCGTTATGGTACGCGGAGCACTGGTTCAATTAGGCACGCCAGATGAAATGCGTGGCCGCGTTTCTGCGGTGAACATGCTTTTTATTGGTTCATCCAACCAGTTGGGGGAATTTGAAAGCGGTATGCTGGCCGCTGCTATTGGCCCCATTCCTGCCGTTGTATTAGGCGGTATTGGCACATTATGCATTAGTGGAATCTGGATGATGCTGTTTCCCGGCCTGCGCAAACTGGATAGGCTGGAAGACATTACCCCAGAGCATTCCTGA
- a CDS encoding HU family DNA-binding protein, with protein sequence MSKAFIAAVIQDSINCTGVAANQAANDLIDAIVEELKREGGFTLPSFGTFTVRKTKARKALNPRTGEQVKVKAGKTVRFKASPNLKKAV encoded by the coding sequence ATGAGCAAGGCCTTTATTGCAGCAGTGATCCAGGACTCGATCAACTGCACCGGCGTTGCCGCCAATCAGGCAGCGAATGACCTTATTGATGCGATTGTAGAAGAACTGAAGCGTGAAGGTGGTTTTACACTTCCTTCTTTCGGAACGTTTACAGTGCGTAAGACCAAAGCTCGTAAGGCCTTGAACCCTCGCACGGGTGAGCAGGTAAAGGTCAAAGCTGGTAAAACGGTACGTTTTAAAGCAAGCCCGAATCTGAAAAAGGCTGTTTAA
- a CDS encoding rhamnan synthesis F family protein, with amino-acid sequence MQHLLNPSDPVSKNGSCGFSDTGLPAGSVCLFAAFAPDGILPIFTRFYLKNILDCGFILHLVLSGETPIDKETIVFCKKNNIHVWQRPNGGMDFGAWRFLFQKNVADQAPYVLLANDSVFGPFRPLADVVKQAHAYTLPAWGLVASRLITPHLQSWFVGLSRHTLQAAPVQRVFSLPFEQMSRNEIIWHGELGLSVALQEAGVPLQAAWSDLQSPLARFLPTNPMHTHWYSVAASGQVPFIKRELLRNNSFAISNLHRWPEVIPPTSNFDHQWIMDSFCKNESRSAPAATTAKGRALYNVISTADSLRWKIGHLKRSTR; translated from the coding sequence ATGCAGCATCTTTTAAATCCTTCCGATCCTGTCAGCAAAAACGGATCATGTGGCTTTTCAGACACAGGTTTACCGGCGGGGTCTGTATGTCTTTTTGCTGCATTCGCACCAGACGGTATTTTACCGATTTTTACACGGTTTTACCTAAAAAACATTTTGGATTGCGGTTTTATTCTGCATCTGGTTCTTTCTGGTGAAACCCCAATAGATAAAGAAACCATTGTTTTCTGTAAAAAAAATAATATTCACGTTTGGCAACGCCCTAACGGAGGGATGGACTTTGGAGCATGGCGTTTCTTGTTCCAAAAAAACGTTGCAGATCAAGCTCCTTACGTACTTTTAGCGAATGACAGTGTCTTCGGGCCATTTCGACCTCTTGCCGATGTAGTAAAACAAGCACACGCATATACGTTACCTGCTTGGGGGCTTGTTGCCTCCCGCCTTATCACACCACATTTGCAATCATGGTTTGTTGGGCTTTCGCGGCACACACTGCAAGCAGCACCAGTGCAGCGTGTTTTTTCCCTCCCATTTGAACAAATGAGTCGGAATGAAATTATCTGGCATGGGGAATTAGGGTTATCCGTTGCGCTGCAAGAAGCCGGAGTTCCTCTTCAGGCAGCCTGGAGCGATCTACAGTCACCTCTAGCTCGCTTTCTCCCCACCAACCCTATGCACACGCACTGGTATTCTGTTGCTGCTTCTGGGCAGGTGCCTTTTATCAAGCGGGAACTCTTACGGAACAACAGCTTCGCTATCTCGAACTTACACCGGTGGCCAGAGGTTATTCCCCCAACGTCCAACTTTGATCACCAATGGATCATGGATAGCTTTTGCAAAAACGAATCCAGGTCAGCCCCTGCTGCCACAACAGCAAAAGGGCGAGCGCTTTATAATGTTATCAGCACAGCAGATAGCCTACGCTGGAAGATAGGCCATCTGAAACGTTCAACGCGTTAA
- a CDS encoding glycosyltransferase, protein MAYSKLPCDTPEKQQSTEEALTASYRASMRIQAMRMDGIVHEASYLRHELSQSQRQLSIWQHTLSWRLTAPLRVVRHLSKGQLPTGRKISDVYHRLQEIYQDEGVAGVRFRISHRLARSSIGRAAERLFERKPATVGTTVEGGDKKNTSILMHEEKINQVYSANVGKERLKDLTPRVLIIAELSLRQCAKYRVWQKEEQLRSLGWLVEVVDWRETEEALSALQVCTEVIFYRVPAFPAVETLLKETRRLELSPWWEVDDLIFSAEDYKQNGNLATLDKQEQEELLFGVRLFRKCLLSCDKAIASTRVLAQAMQKAGIQHTVVIENALDQQTLDVVADIRQNGVPQHDTQREIRIVYGSGTRTHDADFKLAAAGILAAMQADPHLTLHIIGDLTLPSEFDALGGRVQTQIGLDYAAYMQLLAQADITIAPLEPTIFNDAKSNIKFLEAAILSLPVVCSPRDAFMQIVQDGKNGLVAQTDTEWCDAILKLAADSTLRKTLGDQARKDVLDHYSPEAIVKNQVLPAFGKPEVQKSSELRILCANIYYEPRSFGGATFVAEEMARRLQQQENTKVAVFTSRPPLAQRGKASIRYCMEGTDILGVITPPDHDAVAGLDNADATQAFKKWVEAFRPSIVHFHATQGLGLGCVRVCMEKNIPYVITLHDAWWLCERQFMVKADGHYCFQEKINLHTCQLCVPHARHLAERQILMITAMQHAALLLTPSAEHRALFVANGIPADKIRVNRNGFLWPKSSHPQRLPGQKLRFGYVGGTEEIKGYSLVKRAFEALERDDWELVIVDNKLNLGIKSVYTGAWKTQGRVSTIPAYTRETIDDFFNSIDVLLFPSQWKESYGLTVREALSRDVWVISTAPGGQAEDIEDGVNGTLIPIDGRPETLHMAVENLLDTPGFMQDYVNPHKATLATFEQQSAELGKWLYEVAQVSG, encoded by the coding sequence ATGGCGTATTCTAAATTACCGTGTGACACGCCAGAAAAGCAGCAATCTACCGAAGAAGCCCTTACCGCTAGTTATCGGGCCAGTATGCGTATTCAGGCTATGCGCATGGATGGCATAGTCCATGAAGCCTCTTACCTTCGGCATGAACTTTCACAGTCACAACGTCAGCTTAGTATCTGGCAGCATACATTATCCTGGCGTCTTACGGCTCCGTTAAGGGTGGTTCGGCATTTAAGTAAAGGGCAGCTACCAACAGGCCGAAAAATTTCGGACGTTTACCATAGGCTGCAAGAAATTTATCAGGATGAAGGTGTGGCAGGGGTGCGGTTTCGTATCTCTCATCGTTTGGCACGTTCATCCATTGGCCGTGCAGCTGAACGTCTATTTGAACGTAAGCCCGCCACAGTGGGTACTACTGTTGAGGGTGGGGACAAGAAAAATACAAGTATTTTAATGCATGAAGAAAAAATAAATCAGGTTTATTCTGCAAATGTTGGCAAGGAACGCTTAAAAGATTTGACGCCTCGGGTTCTGATTATTGCAGAGTTATCTCTGCGCCAATGTGCCAAATATCGCGTTTGGCAGAAAGAAGAGCAACTACGGTCTTTAGGGTGGCTTGTAGAGGTTGTTGATTGGCGAGAAACAGAAGAAGCTCTTTCAGCTCTTCAGGTATGCACAGAGGTTATTTTTTACCGTGTTCCCGCTTTTCCTGCGGTTGAAACACTCCTTAAGGAAACAAGGCGGTTAGAGCTTTCCCCTTGGTGGGAAGTGGATGATCTTATCTTTTCTGCGGAAGATTATAAGCAGAATGGCAATTTGGCCACTTTGGACAAACAGGAGCAAGAAGAGCTTCTGTTTGGCGTTCGGCTTTTTCGTAAATGTTTGTTGTCTTGCGATAAGGCCATTGCCTCTACACGTGTGTTGGCACAGGCTATGCAAAAAGCCGGTATTCAGCATACCGTTGTTATAGAAAACGCGCTGGATCAGCAGACATTGGATGTGGTGGCGGACATCCGGCAAAATGGTGTGCCCCAGCATGATACGCAGCGCGAGATACGCATTGTGTATGGTTCTGGCACACGTACGCATGATGCAGATTTTAAGCTGGCGGCAGCAGGTATTCTTGCAGCCATGCAAGCAGACCCACACCTTACACTGCATATTATCGGAGATCTTACTCTGCCATCAGAGTTTGATGCGTTGGGTGGGCGAGTGCAAACCCAGATAGGGTTAGATTACGCAGCTTATATGCAATTGTTGGCGCAGGCAGATATTACGATTGCCCCATTAGAACCTACGATTTTCAATGATGCCAAAAGCAATATCAAATTTCTGGAAGCCGCTATTCTAAGTTTGCCTGTGGTCTGCTCACCGCGCGATGCGTTTATGCAGATTGTACAAGATGGTAAAAATGGGCTTGTCGCACAGACCGATACAGAATGGTGTGATGCCATTTTAAAGCTGGCTGCTGACAGCACATTACGAAAAACACTTGGTGATCAAGCCCGTAAGGATGTTCTGGATCATTATAGCCCAGAAGCCATTGTGAAAAACCAGGTTTTGCCAGCGTTCGGCAAGCCGGAAGTTCAGAAGTCATCAGAATTACGCATTTTATGTGCGAATATTTATTACGAGCCACGCTCTTTTGGCGGCGCAACATTTGTTGCAGAGGAAATGGCTCGCAGGCTTCAGCAGCAGGAAAACACAAAGGTTGCCGTGTTTACATCACGCCCTCCTTTGGCGCAGCGCGGCAAGGCGAGTATCCGCTATTGTATGGAAGGCACAGATATTTTGGGTGTTATCACGCCCCCAGATCATGATGCCGTAGCAGGGTTGGATAATGCCGATGCCACGCAAGCCTTTAAAAAGTGGGTGGAGGCATTCCGCCCTTCAATTGTGCATTTTCATGCAACACAAGGGTTGGGGCTAGGTTGTGTAAGGGTATGTATGGAAAAAAACATTCCTTACGTCATTACACTGCATGATGCATGGTGGTTATGTGAGCGGCAGTTCATGGTGAAAGCCGATGGACATTATTGCTTTCAGGAAAAAATCAATCTGCATACGTGCCAGCTTTGTGTGCCGCATGCACGGCATCTGGCGGAACGTCAGATATTGATGATAACGGCCATGCAGCATGCCGCACTATTGCTGACTCCTAGTGCCGAGCATCGTGCACTTTTTGTTGCAAATGGAATTCCGGCAGATAAAATTCGGGTAAACCGGAATGGTTTTTTGTGGCCCAAATCTTCTCATCCACAACGTCTTCCCGGCCAAAAACTACGCTTTGGCTACGTAGGCGGCACAGAAGAAATAAAAGGATACTCTCTTGTAAAACGCGCATTTGAAGCGCTGGAACGAGATGATTGGGAACTGGTTATTGTTGATAACAAGCTGAATCTGGGTATCAAATCTGTTTACACAGGAGCATGGAAAACACAGGGGCGTGTTTCCACAATTCCAGCCTATACGCGTGAGACAATAGACGACTTTTTCAATAGCATTGATGTGCTGCTGTTTCCTTCGCAATGGAAGGAAAGCTATGGCCTGACCGTGCGTGAAGCGTTATCGCGCGATGTATGGGTAATCTCTACTGCTCCGGGTGGCCAGGCGGAGGATATTGAGGATGGAGTGAATGGCACCCTTATTCCGATAGATGGCAGGCCAGAAACCCTGCATATGGCGGTGGAAAACCTTTTGGATACACCCGGATTTATGCAGGACTATGTAAATCCTCATAAAGCGACCCTTGCCACATTTGAACAGCAAAGTGCAGAGCTGGGAAAATGGCTGTACGAAGTGGCGCAAGTCTCAGGTTAA
- a CDS encoding beta strand repeat-containing protein, which translates to MPIITVVGASGNVQVTVDGAQNSALYNQANDLSKQLSSVISTLDAQNLSAGDTTFSDSNKAGYGVITSAGSYRVAGNVDYLSIGSDAKSQPGTALDGWVNVNAYGGTASSMTVLGGTNTGIAFRAGDQSGQFLAGSGDNLFEGNSLSTAGNWNIMTGNGDDTVNSGAGNNTISAGQGHNTIDLGSGMNYVHSDGQDTITATAGRQSVTLSGSSSTVQLSDNSLVVDANGSQQITVGGASTVTGGSLDYINFSGATGTVEGGQNSTISAAHGNLQTENTDSALINVSDNLTFIGGTGETTITAGHATIFGSNGLDIHVAASQQGFIDGSGANNLFVANDGNETLDGASSAFGFQAFGNNAGTTGTQTFIGGTASDTLVAGVGDATLEGGSGAANVFGFRNSVAGADYTIQDFGSAANNSVLLVDYDYTKASFQTDVLDKATHNGNNTTITLSDHSQITFVNVDTLNQNQFSGLK; encoded by the coding sequence ATGCCGATTATCACGGTTGTCGGTGCGTCCGGTAATGTTCAGGTTACCGTAGACGGCGCACAGAATTCGGCCCTGTACAACCAGGCCAATGACCTGTCGAAGCAGTTGAGCTCAGTCATCAGCACTCTTGATGCACAGAATCTTTCTGCTGGGGATACAACCTTTAGCGATAGCAATAAGGCAGGCTACGGGGTTATTACCTCAGCTGGTTCTTACCGCGTTGCTGGTAATGTTGATTACCTGAGCATCGGCTCCGATGCCAAAAGCCAGCCGGGTACGGCTCTTGATGGCTGGGTGAACGTTAATGCATACGGTGGCACTGCCTCCAGCATGACCGTTCTTGGCGGCACCAACACAGGTATTGCTTTCCGTGCAGGTGATCAGAGCGGCCAGTTCCTGGCTGGATCTGGTGATAACCTGTTCGAAGGCAATAGCCTGTCCACCGCAGGTAACTGGAACATCATGACCGGTAACGGTGATGACACAGTGAACAGTGGTGCAGGTAACAACACCATCTCTGCAGGTCAGGGCCACAACACCATCGATCTGGGCTCGGGCATGAACTATGTTCATTCCGATGGTCAGGACACCATTACAGCAACCGCTGGTCGTCAGAGCGTTACCCTGTCTGGCAGCAGCTCTACGGTTCAGCTGTCTGATAACTCTCTGGTTGTGGATGCCAATGGTAGCCAGCAGATCACGGTTGGTGGTGCTTCCACCGTTACCGGTGGTTCTCTGGATTACATCAACTTCTCCGGTGCTACAGGCACTGTTGAAGGTGGCCAGAACAGCACGATTTCCGCTGCTCATGGCAACCTGCAGACCGAAAACACCGATTCTGCACTGATCAACGTTTCCGACAATCTTACCTTCATTGGCGGCACGGGCGAAACCACCATTACGGCTGGTCACGCTACGATCTTCGGTTCCAACGGTCTGGATATCCATGTTGCTGCAAGCCAGCAGGGCTTTATCGATGGTTCTGGCGCGAATAACCTGTTCGTTGCAAACGATGGTAACGAAACGCTGGATGGTGCGTCTTCTGCATTCGGGTTCCAGGCATTCGGTAACAACGCAGGCACAACAGGCACCCAGACTTTCATCGGTGGCACTGCTTCCGATACGCTGGTTGCCGGTGTAGGCGATGCCACCCTGGAAGGTGGTAGTGGTGCAGCTAACGTGTTCGGTTTCCGTAACAGTGTTGCTGGCGCAGATTACACCATTCAGGACTTTGGTAGCGCTGCTAACAACTCTGTTCTGTTGGTTGACTACGACTACACCAAGGCATCTTTCCAGACAGACGTTCTGGATAAAGCAACACACAACGGTAACAACACCACAATTACTCTGTCTGACCACAGCCAGATTACATTTGTGAACGTTGATACCCTGAACCAAAACCAGTTTTCTGGTCTGAAGTAA
- a CDS encoding glycosyltransferase: protein MPVVPSSLAESLSSLEDSPLFTPTILIQNSTFGCENIPFLSWILKEAFFSGLLLVGSSLSIKETLSFRFNIHPSSFQLTFQAELPSSITHNNQVIYIAARMWQSAEPIQHLLNTAPEGTLLLLEGIKDSRRAGAWEHLSALFPAFTFPQGTGLGILAATEVACLFPLLTPDSRLSDTEKTTKSLLRERFAFAGEFWFNKALLTAAHAQIDTLKQDLVQTRSHVFSQQMLTHHESDQSAQKIDSLQKTLQQTQKNEQALIQEKQEITDRLTSFISTVKQRELCYQQQTKTINNHILTLSAYIDSLKQTYSAYSQHIHDLWGRFAQEVLDRTEAQDALKTYLSTPSGVIRSIARALVKGVVVPYVPDLPQPPLVESPPQLPPAPPPLLLEHSSAAPLTFPEVPEAASISIIEQPSQPSGFNVLFVAGEPDSPGVNYRCIRNAAACSLAGFPAQWKRCADVGPDDINWADVMILWRVEFSGHVDIMLRLAREQNMPVIFDTDDLTFIPALARMDIIDGIRSIGATEERIETVFTDMQRTLLRTDIGFAPTDALADAMRVYQPVTYTVPNIYNTECLALSRKAYRMRQLNPDEQIIRIGYATGSRTHQKDFAQVSSVLARLLHEKPNLRLVLFRETGNHRPVLLMNEFPEFEPVRDQIEWRDMCTLPALPSELARFDISIAPLETQNPFCNAKSELKFFEAALAGVPSIVSPTAPFRQCVQNGRTGLFATTPEEWETALRTLIENPDLRHRMARNAYHAALWHFGPQRQAILLGTIMESLKGEKQATQTTEIQIARGHYLARNLPDIPDCSVMFLHDALQEANVTVIITSYNYENFILEALESVRLQTIPTLDLVVVDDGSTDGSLNQIKSWMEKQTARFNRLILLQTNSNAGLGGARNCGVAYAETPFFLPLDADNRLLPHACETLLSATDELTAYAYPIIQQFGDPAQHPTLGQEPFRPMQLVAGNYIDAMALVAKWAWAATGGYYVSRDAMGWEDYDLWCTMAEYGLRGTHVPEVLAEYRVHQTSMTNNVTEKMAHKQRVVSLIEERHPWIRLVQKSAKQREVTTS from the coding sequence ATGCCTGTAGTGCCTTCCTCCCTCGCAGAATCTCTTTCATCATTGGAAGACTCTCCGCTTTTCACCCCAACTATACTCATACAAAATAGTACATTTGGATGTGAAAACATACCTTTCCTATCATGGATTCTTAAGGAAGCATTTTTTAGCGGGTTATTACTGGTTGGAAGCAGCCTTTCCATTAAGGAAACACTGAGCTTTCGCTTTAATATTCATCCCTCATCTTTCCAACTTACATTTCAGGCAGAACTTCCATCTTCAATCACTCATAACAATCAGGTTATTTATATAGCTGCCAGAATGTGGCAGTCAGCAGAACCCATTCAGCATCTTCTAAATACTGCCCCAGAAGGCACGCTCCTTCTATTAGAAGGGATAAAAGACTCGCGGCGTGCAGGAGCATGGGAACATCTTTCTGCTCTTTTCCCTGCCTTTACGTTCCCTCAAGGAACAGGATTAGGCATTCTAGCAGCAACAGAGGTTGCCTGCCTGTTTCCCCTACTCACACCGGATTCCCGCCTTTCGGACACAGAAAAAACCACCAAAAGCCTGCTGCGTGAACGCTTCGCTTTTGCCGGAGAATTCTGGTTCAATAAGGCGCTCCTCACTGCTGCTCATGCCCAGATAGATACGCTCAAACAGGATCTGGTACAAACGCGCAGTCATGTTTTTTCCCAGCAAATGCTGACGCACCACGAGAGCGACCAGAGCGCACAGAAAATCGACTCGCTACAAAAAACCCTTCAACAAACCCAGAAAAACGAACAAGCTCTTATTCAAGAAAAACAGGAAATTACAGACCGCTTAACTAGCTTTATCAGCACAGTAAAACAGAGAGAGCTTTGTTATCAGCAACAAACAAAAACCATTAACAACCACATACTCACCCTGTCTGCATATATAGACTCCTTGAAACAAACGTATTCTGCTTACTCCCAGCACATTCATGATCTATGGGGCAGATTCGCGCAGGAAGTTCTTGACCGAACCGAAGCGCAAGATGCTCTCAAAACGTATCTTTCAACACCTTCCGGCGTTATCCGTTCTATTGCTCGCGCTTTGGTAAAAGGTGTTGTTGTTCCCTACGTGCCAGACCTACCTCAACCACCCCTAGTAGAATCCCCTCCGCAACTCCCTCCGGCTCCGCCTCCACTTTTGCTGGAACACAGCTCAGCCGCGCCACTTACTTTTCCTGAAGTTCCAGAAGCCGCTTCAATTTCCATTATTGAACAACCTTCACAACCTTCCGGATTCAACGTTCTTTTTGTTGCGGGTGAGCCAGATTCCCCGGGTGTAAATTACCGTTGCATCCGCAATGCGGCTGCCTGTTCTCTTGCTGGTTTTCCCGCTCAGTGGAAGCGCTGCGCAGACGTTGGCCCCGATGATATCAACTGGGCGGATGTCATGATTTTATGGCGTGTTGAATTCAGTGGCCATGTAGACATTATGCTACGGCTGGCGCGGGAACAAAACATGCCGGTTATTTTTGATACAGATGATCTCACGTTCATTCCTGCCCTTGCACGTATGGATATTATTGATGGCATACGCAGCATTGGCGCCACAGAAGAACGTATTGAAACAGTCTTTACTGATATGCAGCGCACCCTTTTACGCACAGATATCGGGTTTGCCCCAACCGATGCTTTAGCGGATGCTATGCGGGTTTATCAGCCCGTTACTTATACTGTACCTAATATATATAATACAGAATGTCTGGCCTTAAGCCGCAAAGCGTATCGTATGCGCCAGCTTAACCCGGATGAACAGATTATTCGTATTGGCTATGCAACAGGCTCCCGCACACACCAAAAAGACTTTGCTCAGGTTAGTAGTGTTCTCGCCCGCTTGTTGCACGAAAAACCCAATCTTCGGCTTGTACTATTCCGCGAAACAGGGAATCATCGCCCAGTTCTGCTCATGAACGAGTTTCCTGAATTTGAACCCGTGCGTGATCAGATAGAATGGCGAGACATGTGCACCTTGCCTGCCCTTCCTTCTGAACTGGCCCGTTTTGATATTTCAATTGCACCACTGGAAACACAGAATCCATTCTGTAACGCCAAAAGTGAATTGAAATTTTTTGAGGCCGCTTTAGCTGGCGTGCCTTCCATTGTTTCTCCAACGGCACCCTTTCGCCAATGCGTGCAAAACGGCCGCACCGGGTTGTTTGCCACCACACCTGAAGAGTGGGAAACCGCGTTACGCACACTTATTGAAAATCCGGATTTGCGCCACCGCATGGCACGAAATGCGTATCATGCTGCCTTGTGGCACTTTGGCCCACAACGCCAAGCCATTCTTTTAGGTACGATTATGGAAAGCCTGAAAGGAGAAAAACAGGCAACCCAAACCACTGAAATACAAATTGCACGCGGCCATTATCTGGCACGCAATCTACCGGATATTCCTGATTGCAGCGTAATGTTCCTGCATGATGCTCTGCAAGAAGCAAACGTTACCGTTATTATTACATCTTATAACTACGAAAACTTCATTCTTGAGGCATTAGAATCCGTTCGGCTGCAAACCATTCCAACCCTTGATCTTGTTGTTGTTGATGATGGTTCTACAGATGGATCACTCAACCAGATCAAAAGCTGGATGGAAAAACAGACGGCGCGCTTTAATCGCCTTATTTTACTTCAAACCAATTCCAATGCAGGGTTGGGTGGCGCGCGTAACTGTGGTGTTGCCTACGCTGAAACCCCATTCTTCCTGCCATTGGATGCAGATAACCGGCTTTTACCACATGCATGTGAAACACTTTTAAGTGCGACAGATGAATTAACAGCTTACGCCTACCCAATTATCCAACAGTTTGGAGACCCCGCCCAACATCCAACGTTAGGCCAGGAACCTTTCCGCCCCATGCAACTGGTGGCAGGCAATTATATTGATGCCATGGCTCTGGTAGCCAAATGGGCCTGGGCCGCCACCGGTGGTTACTATGTAAGCCGTGACGCAATGGGGTGGGAGGATTACGACCTTTGGTGCACCATGGCCGAATACGGTTTGCGCGGCACCCATGTACCGGAAGTGCTGGCTGAATATCGTGTGCACCAAACATCCATGACCAACAATGTGACGGAAAAAATGGCACATAAACAGCGCGTGGTCTCACTGATAGAAGAACGCCACCCGTGGATCAGATTGGTGCAAAAAAGCGCCAAACAGCGTGAAGTCACAACAAGCTAA